In Juglans regia cultivar Chandler chromosome 13, Walnut 2.0, whole genome shotgun sequence, the following proteins share a genomic window:
- the LOC108997456 gene encoding trihelix transcription factor ASR3-like, translated as MALERQLISLAQNGADGEVDGVSNGVETRPASVDGDKTPRLPRWTRQEILVLIQGKRVAETRARRGRTAGLPFGSGQVEPKWASVSSYCKRHGVNRGPVQCRKRWSNLAGDYKKIKEWESQVKEETESFWVMRNDLRRERKLPGFFDKEVYDILDSGSGVVPENPGLALALAPAPAPGPTEDVDEGGGLFDSRRSAVADEGLFSDFEHEEDSGQSPEKVKEVPVPAPMPISEKQYQPVLPGSQGQGTTTNEKQPASNPEIGSTSQEGRKRKRFATEEDEETISLHNQLVDILERNGKMLASQLEAQNANFQLDREQRKGDVNSLVGVLSKLADALARIADKL; from the exons ATGGCTTTGGAGCGGCAATTAATAAGCCTCGCTCAAAATGGCGCTGACGGCGAGGTAGACGGCGTTAGTAACGGCGTTGAGACCAGGCCAGCGTCCGTTGACGGCGACAAAACGCCGAGACTCCCCCGTTGGACGAGGCAGGAGATTTTGGTGCTTATACAGGGAAAACGGGTCGCGGAGACCCGGGCAAGGAGGGGTAGGACTGCCGGATTGCCTTTCGGGTCGGGCCAGGTGGAGCCGAAGTGGGCCTCGGTCTCTTCTTACTGTAAGCGGCATGGGGTGAACCGGGGACCGGTCCAGTGCCGAAAAAGGTGGAGTAACCTGGCCGGAGACtacaagaagatcaaagaatGGGAGTCTCAGGTGAAGGAAGAAACGGAGTCGTTTTGGGTGATGAGGAATGATTTGAGGAGGGAGAGGAAGCTGCCAGGGTTTTTTGACAAAGAGGTTTATGACATATTGGACTCCGGGTCGGGTGTGGTTCCGGAAAATCCGGGTCTAGCTTTGGCTCTTGCTCCTGCTCCGGCCCCAGGCCCTACGGAGGACGTGGATGAGGGAGGCGGCTTGTTTGATAGTCGGCGAAGCGCCGTGGCGGATGAAGGGTTGTTCTCGGATTTCGAGCATGAGGAGGATTCGGGTCAGAGCCCCGAGAAGGTGAAGGAGGTTCCGGTTCCTGCTCCTATGCCAATTTCTG AGAAGCAGTACCAACCAGTACTACCAGGCTCTCAAGGTCAAg GAACCACCACAAATGAGAAACAGCCTGCCTCGAATCCTGAGATAGGTTCTACTTCTCAAGAGGGACGGAAGCGGAAAAGGTTTGCAacagaagaagatgaggaaacaATTAGTCTGCATAATCAGCTGGTTGACATACTGGAGAGGAATGGAAAAATGCTGGCTTCTCAACTTGAAGCTCAGAATGCAAATTTCCAACTGGATCGGGAACAGCGGAAAGGTGATGTTAATAGCTTGGTTGGTGTTCTCAGTAAGCTTGcagatgctttagcaagaattGCAGACAAGTTGTAG
- the LOC108997355 gene encoding ADP-ribosylation factor GTPase-activating protein AGD3-like isoform X2, with the protein MHFAKLDDSPMFRKQIQSLEESAESLRERSLKFYKGCRKYTEGLGEGYDGDIAFASALENFGGGHNDPISLAFGGPVMTKFTIALREIGTYKEVLRSQVEHMLNERLLQFANIDLHEVKEARKRFDKASIVYDQAREKFLSLRKGTKSDVATVLEEELHNARSTFEQARFNLVTALSNVESKKRFEFLEAVSGTMDAHLRYFKQGYELLHQMEPYINQVLTYAQQSRERSNYEQAALSERMQDYKRQVDRESRWSSNGTNGSPNGDGIQAIGRSSHKMIEAVMQSAAKGKVQTIRQGYLSKRSSNLRGDWKRRFFVLDSRGMLYYYRKQCSKPSGSSSQLSGQRNSSELGSGLLSRWLSSHYHGGGVHDEKSVAHHTVNLLTSTIKVDADQSDLRFCFRIISPTKNYTLQAESALDQMDWIEKITGVIASLLSSQAPERCLPASPMGSGHHRSASESSSFESSDFDHCTVEEYTSERGLATAHHERPIRSMQAQRSCVKSEKPIDVLRKVCGNDKCADCGAPEPDWASLNLGVLVCIECSGVHRNLGVHISKVRSLTLDVKVWDPSVISLFQSLGNTFANSVWEELLQSRSAFQLDLVPAGLYKSDKSQLIFLSKPSHADSISVKEKFIHAKYAEKLFVRKPKDNQYPHLVAQQIWEGVRANDKKAVYRHIVNSEADVTAVYDQTSCVSSLTLAKAMLLQEQTSHEHNGSSSLAGDSLERSSTSSTNLAGTSEGQNLEDLDGCTLLHLACETADIGMIELLLQYGANINATDSRGQTPLHRCIRRCRTTSVKLLLTRGADPRAINGEGKNPFEIAVESNFDENEVLALLADSNG; encoded by the exons ATGCATTTCGCAAAGCTCGATGACTCTCCTATGTTTCGCAAGCAG ATACAAAGCTTGGAGGAAAGTGCTGAATCATTAAGGGAGAGAAGTTTGAAGTTTTACAAAGGATGTCGAAAATACAC tGAAGGGCTCGGGGAGGGATATGATGGGGATATTGCTTTTGCAAGTGCACTAGAAAATTTTGGTGGTGGGCATAATGATCCCATTAGTTTGGCTTTTGGAG GCCCTGTTATGACCAAATTTACTATTGCATTGAGAGAAATTGGGACATACAAAGAAGTTCTTCGGTCCCAG GTTGAGCATATGCTGAATGAAAGATTACTGCAGTTTGCCAATATTGATTTGCATGAGGTCAAG GAAGCACGGAAGCGTTTTGACAAGGCCAGTATTGTTTATGACCAG GCTCGTGAAAAGTTTCTGTCACTGAGGAAAGGCACAAAGAGCGATGTAGCAACTGTTTTAGAGGAG GAGCTTCATAATGCAAGATCTACATTTGAGCAAGCTCGCTTCAATTTG GTAACTGCACTTTCAAATGTTGAATCAAAAAAGAGGTTCGAATTTTTGGAAGCAGTCAGTGGGACAATGGATGCACATCTTCGTTACTTTAAACAG GGATATGAGTTGTTGCATCAAATGGAACCGTACATTAATCAG GTCTTGACCTATGCACAACAGTCAAGAGAAAGGTCTAACTATGAGCAGGCTGCTCTGTCTGAAAGGATGCAAGATTACAAAAGGCAGGTGGATCGAGAGAGTAGGTGGTCTTCCAATGGTACGAATGGATCTCCCAACGGAGATGGTATACAAGCTATTGGCAGAAGTTCGCACAAAATGATAGAGGCAGTTATGCAGTCTGCTGCAAAGGGAAAG GTTCAAACCATTCGACAAGGTTATCTCTCAAAGCGTTCCTCAAACTTAAGGGGTGACTGGAAAAGAAGGTTCTTTGTTCTTGATAGTCGAGGAATGTTGTATTACTATCGCAAACAGTGCAGCAAACCATCT GGCTCTAGCAGTCAACTTTCTGGTCAGAGGAATAGTTCTGAGCTTGGTTCTGGACTGCTGAGTCGGTGGCTTTCTTCTCATTATCATGGTGGTGGAGTACATGACGAGAAATCTGTCGCTCATCACACTGTGAACCTGCTTACATCAACTATCAAAGTTGATGCTGACCAGTCAGATCTTAGGTTTTGCTTCAGGATCATTTCACCAACAAAGAACTACACTCTGCAG GCAGAGAGTGCCCTGGATCAAATGGATTGGATTGAAAAGATCACGGGGGTCATAGCTTCATTACTTAGTTCTCAAGCTCCTGAGAGg TGTCTGCCTGCTAGTCCGATGGGAAGCGGTCATCATCGGTCTGCCAGTGAGAGTAGTTCATTTGAAAGTTCTGACTTTGACCACTGCACAGTTGAAGAATATACATCTGAGAGGGGCCTTGCTACTGCACATCATGAGCGCCCAATAAGAAGTATGCAAGCACAACGATCTTGTGTCAAAAGTGAGAAGCCAATCGATGTATTGCGAAAAGTTTGTGGAAATGATAAATGTGCTGATTGTGGTGCCCCTGAACCTGATTGGGCATCattaaatcttggtgttcttGTTTGTATCGAATGTTCTGGTGTTCACCGTAATCTTGGGGTACACATATCAAAG GTAAGGTCTCTTACACTGGATGTCAAAGTGTGGGATCCTTCTGTTATAAGTTTGTTTCAGTCTCTGGGAAATACGTTTGCCAACTCGGTCTGGGAGGAACTATTGCAATCAAGAAGTGCGTTCCAGCTTGATCTCGTCCCTGCGGG CCTTTACAAGTCCGATAAATCACAGTTGATTTTTCTCAGTAAACCTAGTCATGCTGATTCTATATCAGTGAAAGAAAAGTTCATCCATGCAAAG TATGCGGAAAAGCTTTTTGTTCGCAAGCCAAAAGACAATCAATATCCTCATCTAGTGGCACAACAAATCTGGGAGGGTGTGCGTGCTAATGACAAGAAAGCTGTATACCGTCACATTGTTAACTCTGAAGCTGATGTGACTGCTGTATACGATCAAACATCTTGTGTCTCCTCTTTAACCCTTGCCAAAGCAATGCTATTACAGGAGCAGACAAGTCATGAGCATAATGGCTCTAGCAGCTTAGCAGGGGATTCATTGGAGAGGTCCTCCACTAGCTCTACAAATTTGGCAGGTACAAGTGAAGGCCAGAACTTGGAGGATCTAGATGGGTGCACCCTGCTACACTTAGCTTGTGAAACTGCAGACATAGGCATGATAGAACTCCTCCTACAGTATGGTGCAAATATAAATGCAACTGATTCGAGAGGTCAAACGCCACTCCATCGCTGCATTCGCAGATGCAGAACCACATCTGTGAAATTACTTCTTACAAG GGGAGCTGATCCGCGAGCCATAAATGGTGAAGGTAAAAACCCTTTTGAGATAGCAGTAGAGTCAAACTTTGATGAGAACGAAGTCCTTGCTTTATTAGCAGACTCAAATGGATAA
- the LOC108997355 gene encoding ADP-ribosylation factor GTPase-activating protein AGD3-like isoform X1 yields MHFAKLDDSPMFRKQIQSLEESAESLRERSLKFYKGCRKYTEGLGEGYDGDIAFASALENFGGGHNDPISLAFGGPVMTKFTIALREIGTYKEVLRSQVEHMLNERLLQFANIDLHEVKEARKRFDKASIVYDQAREKFLSLRKGTKSDVATVLEEELHNARSTFEQARFNLVTALSNVESKKRFEFLEAVSGTMDAHLRYFKQGYELLHQMEPYINQVLTYAQQSRERSNYEQAALSERMQDYKRQVDRESRWSSNGTNGSPNGDGIQAIGRSSHKMIEAVMQSAAKGKNSQVQTIRQGYLSKRSSNLRGDWKRRFFVLDSRGMLYYYRKQCSKPSGSSSQLSGQRNSSELGSGLLSRWLSSHYHGGGVHDEKSVAHHTVNLLTSTIKVDADQSDLRFCFRIISPTKNYTLQAESALDQMDWIEKITGVIASLLSSQAPERCLPASPMGSGHHRSASESSSFESSDFDHCTVEEYTSERGLATAHHERPIRSMQAQRSCVKSEKPIDVLRKVCGNDKCADCGAPEPDWASLNLGVLVCIECSGVHRNLGVHISKVRSLTLDVKVWDPSVISLFQSLGNTFANSVWEELLQSRSAFQLDLVPAGLYKSDKSQLIFLSKPSHADSISVKEKFIHAKYAEKLFVRKPKDNQYPHLVAQQIWEGVRANDKKAVYRHIVNSEADVTAVYDQTSCVSSLTLAKAMLLQEQTSHEHNGSSSLAGDSLERSSTSSTNLAGTSEGQNLEDLDGCTLLHLACETADIGMIELLLQYGANINATDSRGQTPLHRCIRRCRTTSVKLLLTRGADPRAINGEGKNPFEIAVESNFDENEVLALLADSNG; encoded by the exons ATGCATTTCGCAAAGCTCGATGACTCTCCTATGTTTCGCAAGCAG ATACAAAGCTTGGAGGAAAGTGCTGAATCATTAAGGGAGAGAAGTTTGAAGTTTTACAAAGGATGTCGAAAATACAC tGAAGGGCTCGGGGAGGGATATGATGGGGATATTGCTTTTGCAAGTGCACTAGAAAATTTTGGTGGTGGGCATAATGATCCCATTAGTTTGGCTTTTGGAG GCCCTGTTATGACCAAATTTACTATTGCATTGAGAGAAATTGGGACATACAAAGAAGTTCTTCGGTCCCAG GTTGAGCATATGCTGAATGAAAGATTACTGCAGTTTGCCAATATTGATTTGCATGAGGTCAAG GAAGCACGGAAGCGTTTTGACAAGGCCAGTATTGTTTATGACCAG GCTCGTGAAAAGTTTCTGTCACTGAGGAAAGGCACAAAGAGCGATGTAGCAACTGTTTTAGAGGAG GAGCTTCATAATGCAAGATCTACATTTGAGCAAGCTCGCTTCAATTTG GTAACTGCACTTTCAAATGTTGAATCAAAAAAGAGGTTCGAATTTTTGGAAGCAGTCAGTGGGACAATGGATGCACATCTTCGTTACTTTAAACAG GGATATGAGTTGTTGCATCAAATGGAACCGTACATTAATCAG GTCTTGACCTATGCACAACAGTCAAGAGAAAGGTCTAACTATGAGCAGGCTGCTCTGTCTGAAAGGATGCAAGATTACAAAAGGCAGGTGGATCGAGAGAGTAGGTGGTCTTCCAATGGTACGAATGGATCTCCCAACGGAGATGGTATACAAGCTATTGGCAGAAGTTCGCACAAAATGATAGAGGCAGTTATGCAGTCTGCTGCAAAGGGAAAG AATTCTCAGGTTCAAACCATTCGACAAGGTTATCTCTCAAAGCGTTCCTCAAACTTAAGGGGTGACTGGAAAAGAAGGTTCTTTGTTCTTGATAGTCGAGGAATGTTGTATTACTATCGCAAACAGTGCAGCAAACCATCT GGCTCTAGCAGTCAACTTTCTGGTCAGAGGAATAGTTCTGAGCTTGGTTCTGGACTGCTGAGTCGGTGGCTTTCTTCTCATTATCATGGTGGTGGAGTACATGACGAGAAATCTGTCGCTCATCACACTGTGAACCTGCTTACATCAACTATCAAAGTTGATGCTGACCAGTCAGATCTTAGGTTTTGCTTCAGGATCATTTCACCAACAAAGAACTACACTCTGCAG GCAGAGAGTGCCCTGGATCAAATGGATTGGATTGAAAAGATCACGGGGGTCATAGCTTCATTACTTAGTTCTCAAGCTCCTGAGAGg TGTCTGCCTGCTAGTCCGATGGGAAGCGGTCATCATCGGTCTGCCAGTGAGAGTAGTTCATTTGAAAGTTCTGACTTTGACCACTGCACAGTTGAAGAATATACATCTGAGAGGGGCCTTGCTACTGCACATCATGAGCGCCCAATAAGAAGTATGCAAGCACAACGATCTTGTGTCAAAAGTGAGAAGCCAATCGATGTATTGCGAAAAGTTTGTGGAAATGATAAATGTGCTGATTGTGGTGCCCCTGAACCTGATTGGGCATCattaaatcttggtgttcttGTTTGTATCGAATGTTCTGGTGTTCACCGTAATCTTGGGGTACACATATCAAAG GTAAGGTCTCTTACACTGGATGTCAAAGTGTGGGATCCTTCTGTTATAAGTTTGTTTCAGTCTCTGGGAAATACGTTTGCCAACTCGGTCTGGGAGGAACTATTGCAATCAAGAAGTGCGTTCCAGCTTGATCTCGTCCCTGCGGG CCTTTACAAGTCCGATAAATCACAGTTGATTTTTCTCAGTAAACCTAGTCATGCTGATTCTATATCAGTGAAAGAAAAGTTCATCCATGCAAAG TATGCGGAAAAGCTTTTTGTTCGCAAGCCAAAAGACAATCAATATCCTCATCTAGTGGCACAACAAATCTGGGAGGGTGTGCGTGCTAATGACAAGAAAGCTGTATACCGTCACATTGTTAACTCTGAAGCTGATGTGACTGCTGTATACGATCAAACATCTTGTGTCTCCTCTTTAACCCTTGCCAAAGCAATGCTATTACAGGAGCAGACAAGTCATGAGCATAATGGCTCTAGCAGCTTAGCAGGGGATTCATTGGAGAGGTCCTCCACTAGCTCTACAAATTTGGCAGGTACAAGTGAAGGCCAGAACTTGGAGGATCTAGATGGGTGCACCCTGCTACACTTAGCTTGTGAAACTGCAGACATAGGCATGATAGAACTCCTCCTACAGTATGGTGCAAATATAAATGCAACTGATTCGAGAGGTCAAACGCCACTCCATCGCTGCATTCGCAGATGCAGAACCACATCTGTGAAATTACTTCTTACAAG GGGAGCTGATCCGCGAGCCATAAATGGTGAAGGTAAAAACCCTTTTGAGATAGCAGTAGAGTCAAACTTTGATGAGAACGAAGTCCTTGCTTTATTAGCAGACTCAAATGGATAA